The window tttcattTGATAAGTTTTGATTGGTTTTATATCTCATATTCTATTCAAAGAGAgaaagacacaaacaaacaaagacagTCTACAGAAATGGAGTTTGTACAAAATGGCGGGACATTTTTCAGACAGAGATCATGACGTATGTTCTGGGGCTGTGCTGATAAGGCTGAGAAGAGGAGGACCTGATAACTCCGACTGCAAACCATAGATAGAAATAAACCTTATTATATATCTAAATACACATACGTGAATATAGATATgaatatatacattttaaacTGAAATGTAATGTTAgtgcatttttctgtcttttaaggattttatttctgtattttgtcAGTGCTGCTGCATAGATCCATTTCAAATCATGCAAATTCGGGGTCCCTGTTTGTCCTTTCTGAGAGACAAATGAatgattttattctattctcTTCTATTATCTGTCTGCGCCTGCTGCCTGCGCAGCCTGCTACACATCAAAACGCCGCTTGTTGATCTGAAGTCAACagcaaaatgttcatttctttttcttttttttaaacgatgGTGCGGTACGGTGGTTGGTTCACATGTCATCGTGCACGGTAGTGTCATTTGTATTTGTACAACAAAGGAAAAAGGAGAAATGATCctggaagaaaaggaaaatcagTGTTCAGTagagagaagaagaacgaagaccACCCTCTTCCACATCCACAGACCATTTTTCTTCAAATGACTCCAATTCAATTTAGTATGACGGAGAGGGAAGAGAGAACCAAATCCCAGAAAGAGGGGTGAGGGACAGAAGGGACTGAAGAAAGGTGGAAATGTCAGAAAGAAAGGGTGTGGAAAGGGGAGGGGGTGAGAAATAGTAAGAGAGGGGCAGGCTTGGCTTGGCTCCGGGTGAACGGGAGGTCAGCGCGTCTCACAATATCAAAATGTGTACCGGGGACGCGGGATGACACGCCTCGGCCGTTAAACAAAGAGTGTGCCAAACTGGCAGATTAATTAGAAAACTTGAGTCCATGCACACACTTAATGCCTTAAAGAGCCCACAGTCTGCACAGCAGCCCCTTCGGTCTCCCTCAGCCCCAAAGCGCTCCTTGTAACACCGAGTAAACACATGAACGCTGGTCCGGCCGGCTCTCTCCGCGCGGGCAGGCTGCTGGAGAAGCCCCCGTGTGAAGCATTGCCTTTGTTTCCGCTGGATTATTACTGTTAAACCGGCTATAAGTGTACAGCATTTAGGTGAGCATTGTGTACAGTGCAGCTGCGATCAGAGGCGCGCGCGACTGTGTCCACGGACATAAccaaatctttttctttctttttttcccttttctttttgagATAACATGAAGAATCCAGAAAAATTAAACCTACGGCTTTGGACGACGGCAGAGAGGAGAACTAGGAGTAAGAATTCTACTCGTTACGCGGAAAATGTTGAAATGAAGGGATGGATTCCACACCGACGGGGACCGAAAAGTGGGGCGAATCACGGAGCTCCAGTGAAGTGAGTATCCTTCACAAAAATACAAATGGTTTTGTAGAAGAGGAAGctgcctcatttgcatattgttgtgtgtgtgctcgCGTTTTACTGGAACCATGCGCGTATGGCAGGTGATTTGGTCGTGCTGAGAGGAAAAGGAAGACCACGTGAAAGAGTTGATTCCGAGCACCCAACCCCCTCCTCCTTTAGCTCCTTTATCCAGGAGAGTCTAGTTTTTCACAAGCTTTACCAATAAATATATCAATTTATATTGATCACAGTTGGTGGACGACACGACGCAAAGATTTGAAGTTTTGAATTGAATGTTTCATCGTTTTAACTGCATTTCCTTCACTGTTCCTGGAAATGTCATCAACCAACTGGTGCCGTTTGTTAGTGAGAACGCGCGGGCCAAGAACTTACTTTCTTCATAGTTGTGTACATCAAATATTTATcatttcatatatatagatagatagatagatagatagatagatagatagatagatagatagatagatagatagatagatagatagatagatagatagatagatagatagatagatagagttcTGCCACCGAGGTGAAGGCCAGGTCGTGTTCAGTGGAAGGTTAAAGGGACAGTGGAAGGTTAAAGGTCACGTGGAACAACTTTCTACCCCTGTAGCTATAACTTAAAGTTGGACAGATATTTGAACATAATTTTGCTCCAGAGAAATAAGTGGTTGCCAGATCCTCAGGAGATTTGACACCTTTTATGTGGTGGTTTGATCAGTGTGGATGCAGGTAGTTTGCTGTTCTCAGCACATGGAAGTTGGGTTAGAAGCTTTAAAGCTGAACTTTGAAGCTCATTCTCACTTTCAGCTGCTTATTTCAGCTCTGCTACTTGCTCGTGTTGTTTCACGGCTTGGCTCTGGgatgaaaaaaagatttttcttcttctgctttttcCTAATGCCTGTGCTCTTCTATAAATTAGACTGCGTTGATGCTGATGGCTAAATGGCCCGTACCACTGCTAATGTTTCAGAAGCTGTTAACATGTTTTTTTAGCATTAAAGATGACTGAGAAGGTTTGGTGTGGAGCTGTGTTTTTCTCTTATAGTATTTTCACCTAATTATAAAACTAGATAAATATAAGGGAACTAATATCCCAGTTGTACCGGACACGCTCGTGACAGCCGTCTCGGGCCCGCTGACTCGTCCATTTTTCTAACCTCTCCACTTGCCAGGGAaactttgctgtgtttttttttttttttttttttgttctgtccGTTGCTTTGAATGACAATGACTAGAAGAATGAAGCACAATTAATTTTTCAAACTGCACAAAGGAGGAGACCCACGTCTCTTTGTCTCTGAATCTTTCCAACCGCGCTAATATTTCACAACATTGACAAGTCCGTCGGCTGAAGATAATGAGGCCGTTTAACCCTTCAAtatgttctttttcattttcccgTCATAGAACTGAAGCAGTTGGGCCTGTTTTGGGGGAAATGCTTTTTTCGTTATTTAAAAATGATGACTCAGCCACCGCTTTATGACAAGCTGAGCGATCCTTCCATTTTAGACGCGGTTCTAGGCTAcaatttttttccttcttggCCCTGTAATTGTGAAACAAACCTGTTCTTGATTAATAATAGAGTTTAATATTACTGCAAATGacaattttgttgttttttgtttgtcttattACTGAAAACCCTGATTTGACACAGCTTTCTTTAAAAGCTAAATCAACCCGGCactcttattattatttcagGCATTTAATCTCTCAGTCAGGTGTTATAGGCTATATAAACTCTTTTGAACCGTAATAAAAGACATATTTAAATCCACATCTGCTGCATTTTCCGCCTGGTTTATTCCGTTCATTTTCACCCTCCTTTTAGCTCCACTTCTCGGTGTAATATATCATATATCCATCTTGGGGTCTGCTATTTCTAAAATAGATATAAatctattttttaaaaagtcagtaACAAGTAATGGCCTGTTTGGTGTTGATCAGTTCAATGTATGTCTTTTGGGACGAGTCAGTTTATCTGTTCATTTTGTGAAAGTATCAGTAGGTGTGTCTAAATCTTTGCTTAGCACATTGACCTCCACCTTTACCCGGAAACAATGGGCTGCCATTGGACTCCATGCGTTCTGCTGACACACCTGACAAAGGAAATGCTGCAGTCATACTCAACACACCTTGATCGATAGGAAACCTGAGGTGACCTCAGCAGAGCGGAAGGTCAAGGTGACCACACCTGCAGAACGAGCCATGAATGTGTATTATATGTATAAACTgacctgcgtgtgtgtgtgtgtgtgtgtgtgtgtgtgtgtgtgtgtgtgtgtgtgtgtgtgtgtggaaagaaagaaagaaagaaagaaagaaagaaagaaagaaagaaagaaagaaagaaagaaagaaaggcatTTCTGCTCAGACCcctttttaattcagttaaccAGAGTTTGCGGGACAGCCTGAGGTTCATTTACCACACTCAGGGAGTATTTATCCAGTTATTCACCGCTCCATCCATTTTTCACTCACATCTTTCAGAACAATGTTTGATAGGACAACGTTCCTCTGCGCCAAGTGATCTGTCTTTTCTTTCGTTCAATTCTTTTATAAAGTCCCCGTTTGGGCATGCcaacgtttttctttcttttgaacaATTACAGCTGAAGTTCTAATTCGATTGCGCGAGGCGGTCTGTCCATCTAAAGTTTGATTTCAGACTCAACCTGTGTTTTAATCGGAGCATTAAAGGATTGGATGACCCCAAGAAAATGTTCTAAATGATAAAAAATGGTCGTAAAAGTCCGCATCTCTCACAGAGGTttgtaacacacacacgcgcgcgcttCATTCAATCTCTTATTAAACGGCATCTTATGTTAAAAAAGGATTTCGTTATTCGATAGATCTAACATTTCAGCTAAATATTTCACATGGTCTATTTAAACGaaacaagtaaaaaaataaaaataataataaaataagataTGAGCTGCGTTCCGTGTGAGTGAAGACTTAAAACGTGTATTTAAAATGCTTTCCATAAACAGTGTTCAGCCTGCTTTACACAGTATGTCCTTCCTCTGCTTTGTTTCATTATTTCACCTTTCAGCTTTACGTTGAATCCGCTGGAGCTCCATGAAACTGTACAGCGGTATAAGGTCAGGTCAGATACAGCTACTGCCGGAGGGAAAGATTCCTCACGTGCAGGACGTAGGTCTATATTAAAACTATTAACGACAATCGAGCCTGTGCTTCAGAGAGCCAATGTCTTCTATATCTACCCTGTAGATCCGGATTTGTGTAAAAATAATtcaagcaatcacaaattcgcTTCTAGGGGAGTATATAGTGGATTTATACACGACGGCAGCGATGGACACCGCGCACAGTTGCTGCCAGCTCAGATTCTGTTTGCATTTGTTCGCAGATTAAAGTGGAGAAACTCAAATGAAGACGTGCAGGCCTCTTCTCATGTTCCCTTTTTCATAGAAAGCTGATTTATGTTATttatatcttttattttttcacaatTTTATCGGTGGTGATCCAATcctgcttttttcttctttgtctctTTATTGTGATTCAACGGTTTAAATGTCAACTTTCtattatttcattcatttacttttttttctgtcttctgcGCTGAAGGTGTAGAGGGGTGAAAACGGTCTGTTTTCCTGAAACAAAGGAATTAGCTatctccatcatcatcatcatcatcatcatcatcatgggtTTTTACGGAAACCTCAAATACATTTGGAAACCAACTTCATATCCTAATTTATCCTAATATATATCCTAATTTTAAATCATATTCTAATAATTAAAATAGTAAAACCCGTGGCCCAGACTGTGGTGTATTGCAGCTAATCTTTGTGCTTTTATCGTACCCAGACTGAGTGTGTTTGCATGATCTTTTCTGGATCATGTGGAACAAAGCATCTGAGTTCCATGTCTGTTAACGGTGGCAGCAAAGTGACAGCATTATAGTTTGTGACAGTGTGTTACATGGCGACACATTAACATCTGAAGTGGGAACACAGAACTTTGAAAGTTTCCTGTTCCAGTGAGAAAGAATTATTTCCTTTTCGGAAGATGCATGAAGATAGTTGTTTCTCTGTTTAGTAATGCACAACTCAAGTGGAGTCTCGGTGCTACATGTGGACTTATTATGCAAGTGACAGTGATATCTAAGAGTGGAGGGATATAAATCCTGTTTTGGGGGCTGAGGGTGAATTACTTCGCAGGGGAGTTAAATGTGGGATGGGTGCCGGTGGAAGCTGGAAGAGTTTAAGAGGAGGGGAACGCTGCTGAActcttgttcttcttctgcCGGTGATTTAGAGGGCCGTGTAACCTGAATTACTTGATTAATTTTCTATCGATCCTAAACAAGCCAGATTAATCTCTGACACGGCATTGCTGCAGGGTGGCGGTGCAGCAGCCGGCCACACCACCGCACTCCCCGGTATTAGCGATTCAAAAGAGCAGAAAAAAGAGGGAGTTGGCAAGCGGTGCCTGCCCACACCCACATGTACACATGGGTGGTGCAGGCGCCATTTAAAGCCCCCAAGCACTTTCTGTCCGGTTACATCTTCTGTTTTCCTCGGGTTGAAGTTGCAGTCAGACAACCAGGAGGGCGCGTGGGTTGGTTGGTATCAGGGGGGATCCATCTGTGGCGTGCATGTGGCGCGTGCAGCCCGGTTTGATTCGGAGTGTTTTTTTAAAGGTGTCAGAcgcactttgtttttgttgtgcttCTCTTAAAGTTGCCTGCCTGCCAACACGTGAGGGGGAGATACACAGAGCCGGTGGGCACCACGAGGCAGGGTGAGAGGGTAAATATGAGGGCCGTGCGTGTTAAACAGAGGAAACACGGAAGCCATATGATCATGCGCGTGTGAGAACCATGTATATGTTTAACCCAATTTCCTTATCCGGGGTTCGTCCAGCAGCCGTAGAGCCATTGGCCAGCTTTGGTCACGTGGAATCTTAACTTTGTTCACTTGACAGAAAAGTAGGAGGGTTCCAAGGAACAGAAATAACCGAAGACTAAAGGGATGGGATATAAATGTTAGTTATATATTTTCCAGTAGGTGCAATTCCACAAAAAGACTCAAATTAATGGCCATGAGCTCCTATTTGATCAACTCCAACTATGTGGACCCGAAGTTCCCCCCCTGCGAGGAATACTCCCAGAGCGACTATCTGCCCAGTCACTCCCCGGACTACTACAGCTCCCACAGGCAAGAGCCCACCGCCTTCCAGCCGGACTCCCTCTAccaacaccaccaccacccgaAACCCCAGactcctcagcagcagcagcgagcCGACCCGACATACACGCCGTGCCAGCGCAAAGCGCAGCACGCGTCTGTGGTGATGTCCCCGCGCGGTCACGTTCTCCCGACCACCTCAGTGTTGGAGCAGAGCCGCCGCAGCGACTCGGCTACACCGAGCCCGCCTCCAGCTTCGTCCTGCGGTCAAACGACCAACAACCAAAGCACCTCTCCCCCCGGGAGTTCCCGCAAGGACCCGGTGGTCTACCCGTGGATGAAGAAAGTGCACGTAAACATCGGTAAgagctgcatgtaaactttatctccctctccctccctctctccccctctctccccctctctctccccctctctgAGTCTTTGTGGCTGCAGCTGAAGCCATGCAGCCACTCAGCTTTCCATCGCCAGAATACggtttcctctctctgtttcCCGTTAGAAGGAGAGCAGAAGAGTAGCCCTTGCTCTGAGATTTACGGTCGTCTGTTTGCAGGGTCAATATAATTACACCCTCTATAAATTTTTATTACACTTCTTCGCTGTGGTGTCTTTTGAAGTCTGATCTCGGGCCGGTCTGCTCTAATTCCTCTCCTCATAACAACTCAGACCATAAGTGAGCTTTTATGCTTCGGTAATTTGATTTTAAGTGGTCGGCTTGTATAAACAGTGGACTTAAGTCCTCCGAGCCTTCCATCCCCGTTCGCTGTTCCAAGTAAAGAAAAGTTTTATGGCAGATGAAATATTCATGTTTATGGAGCCGGCCGTAAAACACTAATGTAAAACCAAATAGCTCCAGTCTGTTATGGCTCTATTGTCATGTTCCAACAGCAGTGCTGCCCTCCACGCTTTGGAAAACCAAATCAAAAATTCCGTTTTGTGAAGTCACTTCCATTTTTAAACAAATATTCACTCCACTGATCATGCTCGGCGTaataatttgatttatttgatcatttagtCTTTTTGCTAAATTTAGCTGTAGCGTTTTATTTAAGTATATGACTGTATGTGtcatatatgtatatttcttgAATGGTCACCCTGCCGGCTATTCAATGCCCCCACccccacacatacacgcacacacacacacacacacacacacacacacacacacacacacacacacgcacacgccacccaccacccGCTTAATTCCAAACTATTATTAACACAGACAATACTTCCATCTTAGCTCTTTTTCCGGATGACTGAAATAAAACTGGAACCGCTTCCAATCGCTTGGCTCATCGCTGCCTCTGATCTTACAAACGTTTTATTATTTTCACACAGCCTCTGATCAACGTGCGCAAACAGAATACTTTCTGGACATTTTAGTGCAGCTGTGCAGCTGGTTTACTGTCACAACCCAACATTTGGGCGCCAGTATGGAGGCCAGCTGGGGGGATTTACACCACCGCAGGCCGCAGCGCGTCACCATGCCAACACATGTTTAACAAATATGTAGTCTAGAAAAATACCCAAACAAAACGTTGTACAAAACAAGCGCGCGACTGTAAGCTCCGCATTTGAATCTAGTCAGATGGAATGAGGTGCCAAACTGTGAGTGGATCAGTGCCATGCTGTGTTCCGTCAGTGCAGGCTCAGCACTGAATGATGATTGTTTCTTTCCATTGCGTGTTTGAAAACGTGTTTCTCTCTTAAAGTGCACACCAAACCACTGCGGAGCTCACTAAAAGGATCCCACTGGAGgcccaaataaaaaaaagctcacTTTTTTTAAGCTATGCTTGGACTAATCTAACATTTAGAACCGTCAACACTGACGTTGAACTGTTATCGTGGTTTATTATCTTAATTATATCACAATAGCCCAAATATactatctttattattattattattattattattattattattattattattattattattctcccACAGTGAATACCAGCTACTCAGGGGGAGAGCCGAAGCGTTCGCGGACGGCCTACACGCGCCAACAGGTTCTGGAGCTCGAGAAGGAGTTCCACTTTAACCGGTACCTGACGCGCAGGCGCAGGGTGGAGATCGCGCACACTCTGTGCTTGTCAGAGCGGCAGATCAAGATCTGGTTTCAGAATCGGAGGATGAAATGGAAGAAAGACCACAAGCTGCCCAACACCAAAGTTCGGTCCGGGACAAACGGCACCACAAATCCCCAGACTATGTCCAGCCCCCAGAGCCAACCCCTATAGCGCAGCCTTTCAGCCCCCCCACCCTTATTTTGTTGTCCACCTTTTTGCTCCCCAACTGAACGCTCAAGAGGTAACCACACTGCACTTTGGACCGGAATAATGCCTTTTTGTTCTGGAGCCGGGGAGAGCGCTCACTGTTCCCCCAGAACCGTGTCGTTCCTCACCACGTTAGGACGTTGGGATGAGTGTAGAGGGCGCGTTCCcagttaaaaacaacaacaacaataatcaaCAAAAGTAGGAAAAGAGCTGAGTAAACAGGGTAGCTTCTGTGCTTTCAGTCCCATTCCACCTGTACCTCCCTGTCTTTgttcctgtctctgtctctttgGATTTCTGTCCCCTCTCTTCTTTTGACAGAGCAGAAAAAACAGTGTTTGCGTGTGTCTCTGTTTCTCTGACCATGAATGCTCTTTAGGAGAAGGTTAGTCTTTGCTTGAATCTGCAATCATGCTAGACTTCGGAACCATTTCTCATGTTTATTCGGAGTGAAGCCCGCCCTCCCAAACACATGAAAGACACGGAACTCCAGCTCCGGAGCCACTGTTTGAGGCTCCAGAACTGGAGTTCTGCGCAGGGTCAGAGGGGTTAACAAAGAGAAAGACATTAAGGAATCCTACATTCACTCTGACATGTAGTAATATGACCCAAAAGGACTCCAGGCAGCTGGTTGTAATAATTGTAACCTGTTTTTCCTTCTTGCTTATGGCAAAATATAGCTGCTGGAAATAGCATAGCTATCTTTGAATGAATTGTTGATTGTAAACTTGTACTCTGTATCGTTATTGGTGAGAGTGAAAAGGGGCGTTTGTATGGTCCGTTGATTGTTTATTGTGTGATGTTGTGCAGGGTACCAGGAAGCAGTGTGTTACAGTGATGAAACTCAGAGTGAATGGAAGGTATATCCCACTACTTACCAAACAGGGTCGGGCCCACACGGCTGCCTAAAGAGAGTACACCAAAACTGTACAAAAGTACAACCACAGCACTCTATTATTACCTATTACCTCAGTCATGCCTATAAATATGCTATTTGCCTTCTGATTTTCTCTTTCTCGTGAGGAGACAGCTTAagaagcttttttatttttgaaatgATTTCCACCTTCAGTACAACTCGTACTCGTGCTATTCTTTTCGCTTGTGGAAATAAAAATGCGTTTTAAATATTGGCATTAGTTTTAGAAGGGGACGTTAGGAAGAGAGGAGCTCCTTTTTTCTATTTCCTATTTTCTCCACTTTCACTCGACTCTTTGTGCACACCAAATGCGCGTCCATTTCCTTATTTATCAAGGCCTATCCCTCACTGTGCCTCTGAGATGATTTTTGTGTTaatgaattgatttatttacattCCAAATGCCAGTTGTGggcaatgatgatgatgatgttattGTTGAACATGTAAGTTTTCACTTTCTCTGCTTATGCCTCCTCAGTGTCTACCTTCTCATTATTTGTAAATAGTTCATAGAAATTTAAATAAATGGATGGAAATGTATACATTTCGATGTTATTCTATTTCTTCTTTAGA is drawn from Odontesthes bonariensis isolate fOdoBon6 chromosome 21, fOdoBon6.hap1, whole genome shotgun sequence and contains these coding sequences:
- the hoxb4a gene encoding homeobox protein Hox-B4a — translated: MAMSSYLINSNYVDPKFPPCEEYSQSDYLPSHSPDYYSSHRQEPTAFQPDSLYQHHHHPKPQTPQQQQRADPTYTPCQRKAQHASVVMSPRGHVLPTTSVLEQSRRSDSATPSPPPASSCGQTTNNQSTSPPGSSRKDPVVYPWMKKVHVNIVNTSYSGGEPKRSRTAYTRQQVLELEKEFHFNRYLTRRRRVEIAHTLCLSERQIKIWFQNRRMKWKKDHKLPNTKVRSGTNGTTNPQTMSSPQSQPL